A single region of the Sciurus carolinensis chromosome 14, mSciCar1.2, whole genome shotgun sequence genome encodes:
- the Spaca9 gene encoding sperm acrosome-associated protein 9 isoform X3 yields the protein MNEVKETLRGIEQKYKLFQQQQFTFIAALEHCRENAHDKIRPISSIGQVQNYMEHYCNNSTDRRILLMFLDICSELNKLCQHFEALHSGTPVTNNLLEKCKTLVSPSNDLSSLRAKYPHDVVNHLSCDEARNHYGGVVSLIPIVLDLMKEWIAHSEKLPRKVLQHGTT from the exons ATGAATGAGGTCAAAGAGACCCTCCGTGGCATTGAGCAGAAGTACAAGCTGTTCCAACAGCAGCAGTTCACCTTTATTGCAGCTCTGGAGCACTGCAGGGAGAATGCACATGACAAGATCCGGCCCATCTCCAGCATTGGACAG GTGCAGAACTACATGGAACACTACTGTAACAACTCCACAGACAGGCGCATCCTGCTCATGTTCCTGGACATCTGTTCAGAGCTGAACAAGCTCTGCCAGCACTTTGAGGCCCTGCACTCTGGCACGCCAGTCACAAACAACCTCCTTGAGAAATGCAAAACCCTGGTTAGCCCAAGCAATGACCTGAGCAGCCTCAGAGCAAA GTACCCTCACGACGTGGTGAACCACCTCAGCTGTGATGAGGCCAGGAACCACTACGGTGGCGTGGTCAGCCTCATCCCCATTGTCCTGGACCTCATGAAAGAGTGGATCGCCCACTCGGAGAAGCTGCCCCGCAAAGTGCTGCAGCAC GGGACGACTTAG
- the Spaca9 gene encoding sperm acrosome-associated protein 9 isoform X1 → MNEVKETLRGIEQKYKLFQQQQFTFIAALEHCRENAHDKIRPISSIGQVQNYMEHYCNNSTDRRILLMFLDICSELNKLCQHFEALHSGTPVTNNLLEKCKTLVSPSNDLSSLRAKYPHDVVNHLSCDEARNHYGGVVSLIPIVLDLMKEWIAHSEKLPRKVLQHVSEPTAFQNATRAAACPAWAAGTQRWLGKHKCRQLEKDRLKSRGRDKGHSKPPWRPPGGKL, encoded by the exons ATGAATGAGGTCAAAGAGACCCTCCGTGGCATTGAGCAGAAGTACAAGCTGTTCCAACAGCAGCAGTTCACCTTTATTGCAGCTCTGGAGCACTGCAGGGAGAATGCACATGACAAGATCCGGCCCATCTCCAGCATTGGACAG GTGCAGAACTACATGGAACACTACTGTAACAACTCCACAGACAGGCGCATCCTGCTCATGTTCCTGGACATCTGTTCAGAGCTGAACAAGCTCTGCCAGCACTTTGAGGCCCTGCACTCTGGCACGCCAGTCACAAACAACCTCCTTGAGAAATGCAAAACCCTGGTTAGCCCAAGCAATGACCTGAGCAGCCTCAGAGCAAA GTACCCTCACGACGTGGTGAACCACCTCAGCTGTGATGAGGCCAGGAACCACTACGGTGGCGTGGTCAGCCTCATCCCCATTGTCCTGGACCTCATGAAAGAGTGGATCGCCCACTCGGAGAAGCTGCCCCGCAAAGTGCTGCAGCACGTGAGTGAGCCCACAGCGTTCCAGAATGCCACCAGGGCAGCTGCTTGTCCTGCCTGGGCCGCAGGCACCCAGCGTTGGTTAGGGAAGCACAAATGTAGGCAGCTGGAAAAAGATCGCCTCAAATCCAGGGGGCGAGACAAAGGACACTCCAAGCCTCCCTGGAGGCCTCCCGGTGGGAAACTGTAA
- the Spaca9 gene encoding sperm acrosome-associated protein 9 isoform X2 translates to MEHYCNNSTDRRILLMFLDICSELNKLCQHFEALHSGTPVTNNLLEKCKTLVSPSNDLSSLRAKYPHDVVNHLSCDEARNHYGGVVSLIPIVLDLMKEWIAHSEKLPRKVLQHVSEPTAFQNATRAAACPAWAAGTQRWLGKHKCRQLEKDRLKSRGRDKGHSKPPWRPPGGKL, encoded by the exons ATGGAACACTACTGTAACAACTCCACAGACAGGCGCATCCTGCTCATGTTCCTGGACATCTGTTCAGAGCTGAACAAGCTCTGCCAGCACTTTGAGGCCCTGCACTCTGGCACGCCAGTCACAAACAACCTCCTTGAGAAATGCAAAACCCTGGTTAGCCCAAGCAATGACCTGAGCAGCCTCAGAGCAAA GTACCCTCACGACGTGGTGAACCACCTCAGCTGTGATGAGGCCAGGAACCACTACGGTGGCGTGGTCAGCCTCATCCCCATTGTCCTGGACCTCATGAAAGAGTGGATCGCCCACTCGGAGAAGCTGCCCCGCAAAGTGCTGCAGCACGTGAGTGAGCCCACAGCGTTCCAGAATGCCACCAGGGCAGCTGCTTGTCCTGCCTGGGCCGCAGGCACCCAGCGTTGGTTAGGGAAGCACAAATGTAGGCAGCTGGAAAAAGATCGCCTCAAATCCAGGGGGCGAGACAAAGGACACTCCAAGCCTCCCTGGAGGCCTCCCGGTGGGAAACTGTAA